The Halichondria panicea chromosome 14, odHalPani1.1, whole genome shotgun sequence genome contains a region encoding:
- the LOC135347533 gene encoding uncharacterized protein LOC135347533 produces MSDLAQVQIILRSIYSHCTTLCEFTEQAGHVRSSSPALHTKPNRNRCRQLKHLCCKILVATNNPDCIIAPNRDRLCRNVKCLNVLSIADLSCGGVTLQRALDTLGTSIGLISKKDICLFFLIGNSSLLQITGVPVYNTMQKSTVAVSHLVPSGDVELLPPRVQTDTALETVGKDENSSIINDAAIFVSMLDDSEDGEASAEIDVKETDNEVIRNLTVASMTEFVGGCVSSEELFCSATTANDSVIVSSNSGFMTQPTHAQNTAPIHDIERVQELIAPSDNHSTSLFSSNGSAVMDTTDSPSKSNGEPMDIEKPTSDSNCFSNISLSNQQSSDINTSDSSDSSSDGELSGSSNDDTEFLYNSRYQLRKRKKSPEMDTASSKKTKKTFTVKTLHASKHSKKKKKRKTRGGLKKDRKRKRDTVVLINKVTMCYAADLKESYSRQYTLNRYSESSSDARQLVAMIFFSRGSTKPGASSIRPEKVRLPRRLNTAISHFTKLL; encoded by the exons ATGTCAGACCTCGCTCAGGTACAGATCATCCTCAGGAGCATATACTCACATTGCACAACCCTCTGTGAGTTCACTGAGCAAGCTGGTCATGTAAGGTCCTCTTCGCCTGCACTCCACACAAAGCCGAACCGTAACCGTTGTCGGCAGCTAAAACATCTCTGTTGCAAAATTTTAGTGGCGACCAACAATCCCGACTGCATTATTGCTCCTAATCGTGATAGACTCTGTCGTAATGTTAAA TGCCTGAATGTACTCAGTATTGCGGACTTATCATGTGGAGGGGTTACTCTGCAGCGTGCGCTTGATACGCTTGGAACCAG TATTGGCCTCATATCAAAGAAAGACATATGTCTGTTTTTTCTGATTGGGAACTCATCTTTACTACAAATAACAG GTGTGCCAGTATACAACACAATGCAAAAGTCTACTGTTGCAGTCAGTCATTTGGTGCCCTCCGGGGATGTGGAATTATTACCCCCCAGAGTGCAGACAG ACACTGCTCTTGAAACAGTCGGTAAAGATGAAAACAGTTCTATCATCAATGATGCAGCCATATTTGTTTCTATGCTTGATGATAGTGAAGATGGTGAAGCATCTGCTGAAATTGACGTCAAGGAAACAGACAATGAAGTTATTCGCAATTTGACGGTGGCATCCATGACAGAGTTTGTTGGTGGCTGTGTAAGTTCGGAGGAACTGTTCTGTAGTGCAACTACTGCAAACGATTCTGTCATTGTAAGCTCAAATTCGGGTTTTATGACTCAACCTACACATGCTCAAAACACTGCCCCAATTCATGATATTGAGCGGGTACAAGAACTGATTGCTCCCAGCGATAACCACTCAACTTCTTTGTTTTCTTCTAATGGCAGTGCTGTCATGGATACTACAGATTCTCCTAGCAAATCTAATGGAGAGCCCATGGACATTGAAAAACCAACCAGTGATAGTAACTGCTTTTCAAACATTTCGCTAAGCAACCAACAATCTAGTGACATAAACACGTCAGATTCTAGTGACTCCAGCTCTGATGGGGAATTGTCTGGAAGCTCTAATGATGACACTGAATTCCTATACAACAGTCGGTACCAACTCAGGAAAAGAAAGAAATCACCTGAAATGGATACTGCAAGCTCCAAGAAAACAAAAAAAACATTCACTGTcaaaacactgcatgcatctAAGCATtccaagaagaagaagaaaagGAAGACTAGAGGAGGTCTTAAGAAGGATAGAAAGCGGAAGCG GGATACAGTAGTCCTGATTAATAAAGTGACGATGTGCTATGCAGCTGACCTGAAAGAAAGCTACTCTAGGCAGT acacATTAAACAGGTACAGCGAGTCTAGCAGTGATGCAAGACAGCTGGTGGCCATGATCTTTTTTTCCAGAGGCTCGACAAAACCAGGAGCATCATCAATCCGTCCTGAAAAG GTTAGGCTACCTCGGCGACTCAACACAGCTATCTCTCACTTCACTAAGCTTTTATGA
- the LOC135348143 gene encoding telomerase reverse transcriptase-like, producing the protein MGNQHNYSTNLFSHFCRHKVPYHVLLNFYCPVSAECPGNHGDEETTSVLRSLVSEHLSHNQVLGFLKAVLKRLVPLKLWGSKYNRKVFYRHLRKFLQLRRRETVSVKQMCEGVKFSHCDWLKLPPSKHKGRPHPLQTRLFERLVHWLMTSVIIRTLKAFFYVTEHSEHQNCLFYYRKKVWSRIQELAVRIIPYQQIPLNTRPEIIASSCFGLHEVFVKLKRFSTEQKKVDTPTKGPLLFVRVDISSCYDSMVPKRALEIVSNNVLSQRSYLIRCFAKLFVSRERMILKLSLFSY; encoded by the exons ATGGGTAATCAGCACAACTACAGCACTAAT CTGTTCTCTCACTTTTGCAGACACAAAGTGCCCTACCATGTTCTACTGAATTTCTATTGCCCAGTGTCTGCCGAGTGTCCAGGCAACCATGGCGATGAAGAGACCACTTCTGTACTTCGAAGTTTGGTGTCTGAACATTTGTCACATAATCAG GTGTTGGGTTTTCTTAAAGCTGTATTGAAGCGTTTGGTTCCACTGAAGTTGTGGGGGTCAAAGTACAACAGGAAGGTGTTCTACCGTCACCTGCGGAAGTTCCTTCAGCTTCGGAGGAGAGAGACAGTGTCCGTGAAGCAAATGTGTGAGGGAGTTAAG TTCTCCCACTGCGATTGGCTAAAGCTCCCCCCATCCAAGCACAAGggaagaccacacccactacagACACGTCTCTTTGAGCGTCTGGTTCATTGGCTGATGACAAGTGTCATAATCAGAACACTCAAG gctttcTTTTACGTGACTGAGCATTCTGAGCACCAGAACTGCCTCTTCTACTACAGGAAAAAGGTGTGGTCTCGTATCCAAGAGCTAGCCGTTCGTATCATCCCCTACCAGCAGATCCCATtg AACACACGGCCCGAGATCATTGCCAGCTCTTGTTTTGGGTTGCATGAGGTCTTCGTAAAACTGAAGAGATTCTCAACCGAACAAAAGAAAGTTGATACCCCAACCAAAGG GCCGTTGCTGTTTGTTCGAGTTGATATCTCCAGTTGCTATGACTCGATGGTTCCAAAGAGAGCTCTTGAGATTGTCTCCAACAATGTCTTGTCACAG AGATCTTATCTGATTCGCTGCTTTGCTAAGCTGTTCGTATCCAGGGAACGCATGATACTAAAATTGAGTTTGTTTAGTTattga
- the LOC135347514 gene encoding uncharacterized protein LOC135347514, which yields MSKHTLCNVTGDTDEVQNSFAVFRSGKLTATFEEASNKNEILVNDRKLPDLCKFLDNSKPKSLSVLVGPPGIGKSTVIKQFLNDLQKTPVLHTIDTVLFFNLLDEAICEHVDNWEDIEWQEPMNDVAHSRGNGILIIVENFTDQYLKPNSLVKRILEHKCLPESKILIVTRPNFIENVKSICLIDNLLHVKGLTLEGFGNYLLVNSRHSEKIVSYLRQNKLLDMCRNPFICSTIGNLFKGQKFERPKALSECLHKFLTSVIFRELDSEEKEALVSGLQLEQLPDSAKSSFKVVCEFAMQHLLTGDKCTNLDESLQFLSVFGLNMTSTSKDIFRFCVLYKDEQHGYQFVSLVMAQFLAAFHLYQQPPLNQLYFLYKNCLPLFVCGFKSWLKFFFGLIGEDYLSHITLYNPTKLMMNSVVDILVESLKLYTEPEHRYALIECIVEAQEKSLIRKVATKYPAILDFYVPQSEFDSCIQPISILMSNSGCTNWILSCRSTNVGLANILKEQTEKATILIIIDDSLTDKIGICPKRTIAEADKVYIEVEKASSSSQGSDEQKAEKFHQYCCQAVKEIFQRILPIYSEVKLKGDSSNVSYVSFLTCECFKESFTANVQFFSLQPIHFLNGPVKDFSKIPPESMSSTDWHNFERHNGASMEVVIMLRPLLRKIRGFVPITNEQFSIVLSQDLSLKLALENTCENLREVSELEAVMRSVDTLLVDEKHTELVLPSYPIVPKMLTGRAQHAIPKPFLQPLQPPSLDLVPVLPTVGEQVSDYIQEDAQQYSIPSPPDRRPHSDTKALAGPLAQQHFQRELPRLTSHLSPAPTFTAEQAVGEAQQTSRRQANLRQGTVLYTSIPDKIPSDRIQPLPTQHTLIRKGGNGSIFSENVNGLALAVKKTSYRSKEYAIITKIRHKNIVPLLAYVWGEEHKESKRRFFVYHYLPKLSGDMARLVTDKEELSLHDFHKRHHNNPRAMGVAVGNVKYILSQVLQGLNYLHNSRRCIHRDVKASNVLIKFFCNCDNPVQCSCDVKYQVVICDFDAALELDSSSQIPSTTTHSSRSQTKQYEIVPVGTNGFRSPESSMLMIANSPDAFSPPLSTKADIYSFGILSMRLMMSTDTPYSQRAMSTLLLYYHQSLGVSDGRLKSPSVWRVDESTVLKLLKLHKLNARIRWLRGAYEFASKCLLVDPEERPSASSLLKDPFLN from the exons ATGAGCAAACACACTCTTTGCAATGTCACTGGTGATACTGATGAGGTACAAAATTCCTTTGCTGTATTTCGCAGTGGGAAATTAACTGCAACTTTTGAAGAAGCTTCGAATAAAAATGAAATACTAGTCAACGATAGGAAATTGCCTGATCTTTGCAAATTTTTAGATAATAGCAAACCCAAATCTTTGTCTGTCTTGGTCGGGCCACCTGGTATCGGAAAAAGCACGGTGATTAAGCAATTTCTAAATGATCTTCAAAAGACACCAGTTTTGCATACAATTGACACTGTGCTGTTTTTTAATTTGCTTGACGAGGCTATTTGTGAACACGTAGACAATTGGGAAGACATTGAATGGCAGGAACCCATGAATGATGTGGCACATTCCCGTGGCAATGGAATTCTGATAATCGTGGAGAATTTTACTGATCAATACTTGAAGCCAAATTCCCTTGTTAAGCGAATCTTAGAGCATAAATGTTTACCAGAGTCTAAGATTTTGATTGTTACTCGACCTAATTTCATTGAAAATGTGAAATCAATATGTCTGATTGATAATCTATTGCATGTTAAAGGTCTCACACTTGAAGGATTTGGAAATTACCTTCTTGTTAATTCTAGGCATTCTGAGAAAATCGTGTCCTACTTACGACAAAATAAGCTATTAGATATGTGCAGAAATCCGTTTATTTGTTCTACTATCGGGAATTTGTTCAAAGGTCAAAAATTTGAGCGGCCAAAAGCATTGTCCGAATGCCTTCACAAATTTTTAACGAGTGTTATATTTCGCGAGTTAGATTCCGAAGAAAAAGAAGCGCTAGTTTCTGGTTTGCAGTTGGAGCAACTGCCCGACTCAGCTAAATCCTCGTTCAAAGTGGTTTGTGAATTTGCAATGCAGCATTTGTTAACAGGTGATAAATGCACAAATTTGGATGAATCACTTCAGTTTTTATCTGTGTTTGGTCTCAACATGACTTCTACGAGCAAAGATATTTTTCGGTTCTGTGTGCTGTACAAAGATGAACAACATGGCTACCAGTTTGTATCCTTGGTCATGGCACAGTTTCTTGCTGCATTCCATTTGTACCAACAGCCACCACTGAATCAGTTGTATTTTCTCTACAAAAATTGTCTTcctttgtttgtttgtggATTCAAATCGTGGCTTAAGTTTTTCTTTGGATTGATTGGGGAAGATTACTTGTCCCACATTACGCTGTATAATCCAACTAAGTTGATGATGAATTCGGTTGTTGATATTCTTGTCGAATCGCTTAAGTTATACACTGAGCCAGAACATCGCTATGCACTAATCGAGTGCATTGTCGAAGCACAAGAAAAGAGCTTAATTCGGAAAGTGGCAACAAAATATCCTGCAATTCTCGATTTCTATGTTCCCCAAAGTGAATTTGATTCTTGTATTCAGCCTATCTCAATACTAATGAGCAATTCTGGTTGTACTAATTGGATACTCAGTTGCAGGTCTACTAATGTTGGCCTGGCAAATATTCTGAAAGAGCAAACAGAGAAGGCAAcaattttaataataattgatgACTCACTCACTGATAAGATAGGTATCTGCCCCAAAAGGACTATTGCTGAGGCTGACAAAGTATACATAGAAGTAGAAAAAGCCTCAAGTTCATCTCAAGGATCAGATGAACAAAAAGCTGAGAAATTTCATCAGTATTGTTGTCAAGCTGTTAAAGAAATTTTCCAACGAATACTGCCTATATATTCGGAAGTGAAACTGAAAGGAGACTCGAGTAACGTGTCGTATGTGAGCTTTCTCACTTGTGAATGCTTTAAGGAGTCGTTTACAGCTAACGTACAGTTTTTTTCACTACAGCCAATCCATTTTCTTAATGGACCTGTCAAAGATTTCTCCAAAATTCCTCCTGAATCAATGTCTAGTACTGATTGGCACAACTTTGAGAGACATAACGGTGCATCGATGGAAGTTGTCATCATGCTTCGACCATTACTTCGGAAAATAAGAGGTTTTGTTCCAATAACAAATGAACAGTTTTCTATTGTATTGTCGCAAGATTTGTCTTTGAAACTCGCCCTTGAAAATACTTGTGAAAATCTTCGTGAAGTAAGTGAGCTTGAGGCCGTGATGCGTTCTGTAGACACTCTGCTAGTGGACGAGAAACATACTGAGTTAGTACTACCTTCCTACCCTATAGTTCCAAAGATGCTAACTGGACGCGCTCAGCATGCTATTCCCAAGCCTTTCCTTCAACCACTTCAACCACCCTCACTCGACCTTGTCCCTGTACTACCAACAGTGGGAGAGCAAGTGTCCGACTACATTCAAGAAGATGCTCAGCAATACTCTATACCATCTCCTCCTGATAGACGACCTCACTCTGATACTAAAGCTCTTGCTGGACCACTTGCTCAACAGCACTTTCAACGTGAACTTCCAAGACTAACTAGTCACCTCTCTCCAGCACCCACCTTTACCGCTGAACAAGCTGTTGGTGAGGCACAACAAACGTCAAGACGACAGGCTAATCTCAGACAAGGCACTGTACTATATACTTCCATTCCGGACAAGATACCATCTGATCGAATACAGCCCCTACCAACCCAACACACTCTTATTCGCAAGGGTGGCAATGGATCAATATTCAGCGAAAATGTGAATGGATTGGCTTTGGCAGTAAAGAAGACTAGTTATCGCAGCAAAGAGTATGCAATCATTACGAAAATCCGCCACAAAAACATAGTCCCCCTGTTAGCGTATGTGTGGGGTGAAGAACACAAAGAAAGCAAAAGGAGATTTTTTGTTTATCACTACCTGCCCAAACTCAGTGGCGATATGGCTAGATTGGTGACCGATAAAGAAGAACTTAGTCTGCACGATTTCCATAAGCGTCATCATAACAACCCTCGAGCAATGGGTGTTGCTGTCGGAAATGTCAAATACATTCTTTCACAGGTGCTTCAAGGATTGAATTATTTGCACAACAGCCGTCGATGCATCCATAGGGATGTGAAGGCCAGCAACGTGCTCATAAAGTTCTTCTGTAATTGTGATAACCCTGTTCAGTGCTCGTGTGATGTCAAGTATCAA GTGGTAATCTGTGATTTTGATGCTGCGCTAGAATTGGACTCATCTTCTCAAATACCTTCCACCACCACTCACTCATCACGCTCACAAACTAAACAG TATGAGATTGTTCCGGTGGGTACAAATGGGTTCCGATCGCCTGAATCCAGTATGCTCATGATTGCAAATTCCCCTGATGCATTCTCCCCACCCCTCTCCACGAAGGCGGACATCTACAGCTTTGGTATTCTCTCAATGCGACTCATGATGAGCACAGACACTCCGTACAGTCAGCGGGCTATGTCCACACTGTTACTCTACTACCATCAGAGCCTGGGGGTCAGTGATGGGAGACTCAAAAGCCCcagtgtgtggagggtggatGAAAGTACAGTACTCAAGTTGCTCAAG CTCCACAAGCTCAATGCAAGGATAAGATGGTTAAGAGGAGCCTATGAATTTGCCAGCAAGTGTCTATTAGTGGATCCAGAGGAACGGCCTTCAGCAAGCTCTCTTCTCAAGGACCCATTTCTCAACTAG